In Luteibaculum oceani, the following are encoded in one genomic region:
- a CDS encoding peptide MFS transporter, translating into MSNITTNNSGELFGHPKGLFILFFTELWERFSYYGMRAILVLFIYSSISDGGMGWTKEEALGLYGWYTMLVYLMSIPGGLLADRLVGQKKAVMIGGVLLCAGHLVLAVPGQAAFFAGLTLIVLGVGALKPNISTMVGGLYKKGDIRRDKGFTIFYIGINIGAFLSSISVAYVAELYGWHYGFGLAGIGMIVGQIVYVWGQKFLKGVGDFIPKKSESGEDNRKALTKVEKDRMLVLFLSFIIIIVFWGAFEQAGGLMNIYTNEKIDRTIFGTEIPAGVFQSVNSFFIMTFGTLVAAYWAKRRIKGLEESSLFKMAIGTIIMGTGFIMMTAAAVDADASTDGKGALIWLILAYFLHTIGELCASPVALSFITKLAPVKYASFMMGAYFAATGLGNKVAGLLGEYSASWGELETFTGIAIFAILFGVVLILALKPLKRLTHGAEDGEAEVA; encoded by the coding sequence ATGTCAAACATAACTACCAACAACTCAGGAGAGCTATTTGGACACCCTAAGGGGCTATTCATTCTCTTCTTTACCGAATTATGGGAGCGCTTTTCATACTATGGAATGCGTGCAATTCTTGTTCTATTTATTTACTCATCTATATCTGATGGAGGAATGGGTTGGACCAAAGAGGAAGCTCTAGGTCTTTACGGATGGTATACCATGCTGGTTTACCTAATGTCTATTCCCGGAGGTTTACTTGCCGACCGATTAGTGGGTCAGAAAAAGGCAGTAATGATAGGTGGAGTATTGTTATGTGCAGGGCACTTGGTACTGGCGGTACCTGGACAAGCTGCATTCTTCGCAGGTCTTACGCTTATTGTACTGGGTGTAGGTGCGCTTAAGCCCAACATTTCTACCATGGTTGGAGGCCTTTATAAAAAAGGAGACATCCGCCGCGACAAAGGATTTACCATTTTCTATATCGGAATAAACATTGGTGCTTTCCTTTCGAGTATTTCTGTGGCTTATGTTGCCGAACTTTACGGTTGGCACTATGGATTTGGTCTGGCTGGAATTGGAATGATAGTTGGGCAAATCGTATACGTTTGGGGGCAAAAATTCCTAAAGGGAGTTGGAGACTTTATCCCGAAAAAATCTGAATCTGGAGAGGACAACAGAAAAGCCCTTACCAAAGTTGAAAAAGATAGAATGCTGGTGCTATTCTTATCCTTCATTATCATTATTGTTTTCTGGGGTGCATTTGAGCAAGCTGGTGGTTTGATGAATATCTACACCAACGAAAAAATTGATAGAACCATTTTTGGAACCGAAATTCCGGCGGGAGTATTCCAATCGGTTAACTCTTTCTTTATCATGACATTTGGAACCTTGGTTGCAGCTTATTGGGCTAAGAGAAGAATAAAAGGACTTGAAGAGTCATCATTATTCAAGATGGCTATTGGTACCATAATTATGGGAACTGGATTTATTATGATGACCGCTGCTGCTGTAGATGCCGACGCTTCTACCGACGGAAAAGGAGCATTGATTTGGTTAATACTAGCGTATTTCCTTCATACCATTGGAGAACTTTGCGCCTCTCCGGTAGCGCTTTCCTTTATTACTAAACTGGCTCCGGTAAAATATGCTTCATTTATGATGGGAGCTTACTTTGCTGCCACTGGATTGGGGAATAAAGTAGCAGGATTACTAGGAGAATACTCAGCAAGCTGGGGGGAACTAGAAACATTTACTGGAATAGCAATATTCGCCATTCTATTTGGTGTGGTATTAATTCTAGCACTTAAACCACTGAAGAGATTAACTCACGGTGCCGAAGACGGTGAAGCAGAAGTAGCTTAA
- a CDS encoding citrate synthase has protein sequence MSEIAKIQLGGNEYELPVITGTEDEKAIDIAKLRGQSGYITLDPGFKNTGSTESAITFLDGEKGILRYRGYPIEQLAEHSNFIEVAYLLINGKLPNRHELDQFQGTINRHSLVHENMKLMLQAFPAHAHPMGVLSSLMASLSTFYPESQNPHRAPEMVNLTIIRLLSKMPTLAAMAHRNSSGAPIMYPKNSLGYLENFLYMMFGMPTEEFSIDPVIVDALDKLLILHADHEQNCSTSTVRIVGSSQANLYSSISAGVSALWGPLHGGANQAVIEMLENIKADGGNIEKWIDKAKDKDDSFRLMGFGHRVYKNFDPRAKIIKKAADDVLNKLGINDPVLEIAKKLEEIALQDEYFVQRNLYPNVDFYSGIIYRALGIPTEMFTVMFALGRLPGWIAQWKEMTERKEPIGRPRQVYIGENVRDYVHMADR, from the coding sequence ATGAGTGAAATTGCCAAGATCCAATTAGGAGGAAACGAGTATGAATTGCCCGTAATTACGGGAACTGAGGATGAGAAAGCCATTGACATTGCCAAGTTAAGAGGGCAAAGTGGCTACATTACATTGGATCCGGGTTTTAAAAACACAGGCTCAACTGAGAGTGCAATTACTTTTTTAGATGGTGAGAAAGGAATTCTTCGTTATAGAGGTTATCCTATCGAGCAACTTGCAGAGCATTCGAACTTTATCGAGGTAGCTTACCTACTTATCAATGGAAAGCTTCCAAACCGTCACGAGCTTGACCAATTCCAGGGAACCATTAACAGACATTCCCTTGTACATGAAAACATGAAGTTAATGTTGCAAGCATTCCCAGCGCATGCGCACCCAATGGGAGTTCTTTCTTCTTTAATGGCTTCATTAAGTACTTTTTATCCGGAGTCTCAAAATCCACATAGAGCACCTGAAATGGTAAACCTTACCATTATTAGATTGCTTTCTAAAATGCCTACGCTAGCAGCTATGGCACACAGAAACAGCAGTGGAGCTCCAATTATGTACCCTAAAAACTCTTTAGGTTACCTAGAAAACTTCTTATACATGATGTTCGGTATGCCAACCGAAGAATTCAGTATAGACCCTGTAATCGTTGATGCTTTAGATAAACTATTAATTCTTCACGCAGACCACGAGCAAAACTGCTCTACTTCTACTGTGAGAATAGTAGGATCTTCTCAAGCCAACCTATATTCATCTATTTCTGCTGGTGTTTCTGCACTTTGGGGACCACTTCACGGTGGAGCTAACCAAGCGGTTATCGAAATGCTAGAGAATATCAAGGCCGACGGTGGTAACATCGAAAAATGGATTGATAAAGCAAAAGATAAGGATGATTCGTTTAGATTAATGGGCTTCGGTCACCGTGTTTACAAAAACTTCGACCCTAGAGCTAAAATCATTAAGAAAGCTGCAGACGACGTTCTCAACAAATTAGGAATTAACGATCCTGTTTTAGAAATCGCGAAGAAACTAGAAGAAATTGCTCTTCAAGATGAGTATTTCGTGCAGCGTAATCTGTATCCAAACGTAGACTTCTACTCGGGTATCATTTACAGAGCTCTTGGTATTCCAACTGAGATGTTCACAGTAATGTTTGCTCTTGGTCGTCTTCCAGGTTGGATTGCACAGTGGAAAGAAATGACAGAAAGAAAAGAGCCTATCGGACGTCCACGTCAAGTGTACATCGGAGAAAACGTAAGAGATTACGTTCACATGGCCGACAGATAG
- a CDS encoding PKD domain-containing protein, which produces MPTGIQYLSNQKVEARIHQDSEPCMFDKLRNQKLQDPQYREDMMKFERLIQKRVHLLRDKQKTGQKADVYTIPIVFHIYHTGQDTGVGHNIPDAQVQSAVDALNRDFRRLATDGGIAQGAGPDIEVEFCLATVDPNGDPTTGIIRVNATGTGDYENVGIDEDVNGLQLKALSKWPTADYINVWVVREINDQGEFGEWNGGTLGYAYPVSGSSSTNPNTNPSFNPGDGIVVVNFSFGNDPNMSQGWNIYSSFRTNNTLTHEMGHHLNLLHPFNDDSCSETDCSTQGDFVCDTPPTTLNSNCNSPACSGTQLVENYMDYTGEDCANMFTEGQKLRMRAVLEGFSRSSLTSSVGCNSTFATANFQADKTEVGLGETVTFTDISTGLPALNSWTWDFGDGNTSDQQNPTHSYTSGGFKTVTLTVSNGTNTDVEIKSDYILVNDEASGTLGGICDTLRNYTESELENLTYYVSGGDYVPAVNGGTFQGFAEKFQNSGDYVFQDFIIALGLIVDDGAPSNVNFVVYEEAGNGAPGNQLISGAVPLSALTENSFNRISLPSPVEVTGNFFVGFEFEPTTDTMTVFCSQFRDNGYNTVFYQSGGGWGVFADPAYFSMALATIPYTEMDFSIEEENQMFDFCTNEELSFGASSTYNITSYQWEFQTGNPQSSVDPNPSVSFSGGGEKTVALTATGRCGGDTLRQVSLFGYEYPDLATTIVDSDCAEENGSITVTHNGADQISFNWIDQSNQTNKLEGVAPGQYVLESTNGPCSRLDTFEIEEINTMLANDTVIIHPRCEKNNGQIAIYMLDAGNYTYQWTGAQSVNNDSLINLGPGNYGVEVRLENNCLVAQESFVLENIGETPNVGIDAPDTVELGASFNVSGQFPSEGEHNWSFSDGQDEQTGTQISVTFNDLGDIIIRLLVENAFGCVDSAQKTIHVKQVTGIIENKIAGLSIFPNPAGSKIYISAKIQLAKFKLLDALGREIESTTVEGDKATLDVSGIAMGSYLLVVESTKGFISSRRIVISR; this is translated from the coding sequence ATGCCAACTGGGATCCAATATCTATCCAACCAGAAAGTGGAAGCAAGAATTCACCAGGATAGCGAGCCCTGTATGTTCGATAAACTTCGTAATCAGAAATTACAAGATCCTCAATACAGGGAGGATATGATGAAGTTTGAAAGGTTGATTCAAAAACGTGTGCATCTGCTGCGTGATAAGCAAAAAACAGGTCAAAAAGCAGACGTTTATACCATTCCGATTGTATTCCACATTTATCATACTGGACAGGATACCGGGGTGGGGCACAATATTCCTGATGCTCAGGTACAGTCTGCCGTTGATGCTTTAAATAGAGACTTTAGAAGACTTGCAACAGATGGTGGGATTGCTCAAGGGGCCGGCCCGGATATAGAAGTTGAATTTTGTTTGGCAACGGTGGATCCCAATGGAGACCCAACAACCGGTATTATTAGGGTAAATGCCACCGGAACAGGGGACTATGAAAACGTTGGAATCGATGAAGATGTAAATGGCCTTCAATTAAAAGCACTTAGCAAATGGCCCACTGCAGATTATATTAATGTTTGGGTAGTAAGAGAAATAAACGACCAAGGTGAATTTGGCGAGTGGAATGGTGGAACACTAGGGTACGCTTATCCTGTGAGTGGATCTTCGTCTACAAATCCTAATACAAATCCTTCATTTAACCCTGGAGACGGAATTGTAGTGGTTAACTTTTCTTTTGGTAACGACCCTAACATGTCACAAGGTTGGAATATCTACAGCAGTTTTAGAACAAATAATACACTTACCCATGAAATGGGGCACCATTTAAATCTTTTGCACCCCTTTAATGATGATAGCTGTTCCGAAACAGATTGTAGTACCCAAGGTGATTTTGTGTGCGATACACCTCCTACCACTTTAAATAGCAATTGTAATAGTCCTGCATGTTCTGGAACCCAATTGGTTGAAAATTACATGGATTACACCGGTGAGGATTGTGCCAATATGTTTACCGAGGGGCAAAAATTGAGAATGAGGGCTGTACTCGAGGGGTTCTCCAGAAGCAGCCTAACCTCTTCTGTTGGATGTAATAGTACCTTTGCAACGGCTAATTTCCAAGCCGACAAAACAGAGGTAGGGCTAGGTGAAACTGTAACTTTTACAGATATAAGTACGGGTTTACCTGCATTAAATTCATGGACTTGGGACTTTGGTGATGGGAACACTTCTGATCAGCAGAATCCGACCCATTCCTATACTAGCGGTGGATTTAAAACTGTAACGCTAACGGTTTCTAACGGGACCAATACTGATGTTGAAATTAAAAGCGACTACATTTTAGTAAATGATGAAGCTTCGGGCACCCTTGGTGGGATTTGTGATACCCTGCGCAATTACACAGAAAGTGAGTTGGAAAATCTCACTTATTATGTGTCAGGAGGTGATTACGTGCCGGCAGTTAATGGTGGAACCTTCCAAGGGTTTGCAGAGAAATTTCAAAATTCTGGAGACTACGTGTTTCAAGATTTTATTATAGCTCTGGGTTTAATAGTTGATGACGGTGCTCCCTCTAATGTTAATTTCGTGGTATATGAAGAAGCTGGTAATGGTGCACCAGGAAACCAGCTGATTTCAGGTGCAGTGCCCTTAAGTGCATTAACTGAAAATAGCTTTAACAGAATTAGTTTACCATCTCCGGTAGAAGTGACAGGGAACTTTTTTGTCGGCTTTGAATTTGAGCCAACTACGGATACCATGACAGTTTTCTGTTCTCAATTTAGGGACAATGGATATAATACCGTATTCTACCAATCTGGAGGTGGTTGGGGTGTTTTCGCAGATCCTGCCTATTTCTCAATGGCTCTGGCAACCATTCCCTACACCGAAATGGATTTTTCCATTGAAGAAGAAAACCAAATGTTTGATTTCTGTACCAATGAGGAGTTGTCCTTTGGTGCAAGTAGTACCTACAATATAACGAGTTATCAGTGGGAGTTTCAAACTGGCAATCCGCAGTCATCTGTAGATCCGAATCCGAGCGTCTCATTTAGCGGAGGTGGTGAGAAAACTGTTGCGCTTACCGCTACAGGTAGATGTGGTGGAGATACATTGAGACAGGTTAGTTTATTTGGATACGAATATCCAGATTTAGCAACTACCATTGTGGATAGTGATTGTGCTGAGGAAAATGGTTCAATAACGGTGACTCACAATGGAGCAGATCAAATTTCATTCAATTGGATAGATCAATCCAATCAAACCAATAAACTAGAGGGAGTAGCTCCTGGTCAATATGTTCTAGAGTCTACGAACGGTCCATGTTCAAGGTTGGATACTTTCGAAATTGAGGAAATTAATACCATGCTAGCGAACGATACGGTTATTATTCATCCTAGATGTGAAAAAAATAATGGGCAAATAGCCATTTATATGTTGGATGCAGGTAACTACACTTATCAATGGACTGGAGCCCAATCGGTAAATAATGACTCGCTAATAAACTTGGGGCCAGGAAATTATGGGGTAGAGGTAAGGCTAGAAAACAACTGTTTGGTTGCCCAGGAGAGTTTTGTTTTGGAGAATATCGGTGAAACCCCCAATGTAGGAATCGACGCCCCGGATACGGTGGAATTAGGTGCGTCATTTAATGTTTCTGGACAATTCCCGTCGGAGGGTGAGCATAATTGGAGCTTTTCAGATGGTCAGGATGAGCAAACTGGAACTCAAATTTCAGTAACCTTTAATGATTTGGGGGATATAATTATTCGCTTATTGGTTGAAAATGCCTTTGGATGTGTGGATTCTGCGCAAAAAACCATCCATGTTAAACAGGTTACGGGTATTATAGAAAATAAAATAGCAGGATTATCCATATTTCCCAACCCTGCTGGAAGCAAGATTTATATCTCTGCAAAAATCCAGCTTGCTAAATTTAAATTGTTGGATGCACTTGGCCGCGAAATAGAAAGTACCACGGTAGAAGGTGACAAAGCTACTTTGGATGTAAGCGGAATAGCTATGGGGTCTTATTTGTTGGTAGTTGAAAGCACTAAAGGTTTTATATCTAGTAGAAGAATAGTAATCAGTAGGTAG
- a CDS encoding thioredoxin family protein, producing the protein MKSLLLTIFTCLILGPVFGQMQNPEINWITMNELEQAQKKAPKKVLIDVYTSWCGPCKMMLKNTFHNPEVVDYVNDNFHAVKFNAEGNQVVNFKGYEFANPGYDPNRRGRNATHDLALAIAPSQGRIAYPTIVYMDEDLSIIFPVQGYMQPQQIMPLLSYVSSDAYKSQSYEEYKSAE; encoded by the coding sequence ATGAAAAGTTTATTGTTAACCATCTTCACCTGCCTAATTCTGGGACCTGTTTTTGGACAGATGCAAAATCCAGAGATTAATTGGATTACGATGAATGAGCTAGAGCAAGCTCAGAAAAAGGCTCCAAAAAAGGTTTTGATAGATGTATACACCTCCTGGTGTGGACCCTGTAAAATGATGTTGAAAAACACCTTTCACAATCCAGAGGTTGTAGATTACGTAAACGACAACTTCCACGCGGTAAAATTTAACGCAGAAGGTAACCAAGTGGTTAATTTTAAAGGATACGAATTTGCGAACCCGGGTTATGACCCAAATCGCCGAGGGCGCAATGCAACCCATGATTTAGCATTGGCCATTGCACCAAGCCAAGGCAGAATTGCTTATCCAACGATTGTATACATGGATGAGGATTTGAGCATCATTTTCCCAGTACAGGGATACATGCAGCCTCAACAAATAATGCCACTTCTATCTTACGTAAGCTCCGACGCATACAAATCTCAGAGCTACGAAGAATACAAGAGTGCAGAGTAG
- a CDS encoding peptide MFS transporter translates to MNNLRFGGSDVNQKLVLGHPSGLFILFFTEMWERFSYYGMRALFVLFLTSSLLDGGWGWPREHALALYGTYTSLVYLTPILGGFIADRFTGYKWAVIAGAIIMTAGHASMAIEIHPFFMYMGLFLLVAGNGFFKPNMTSIISEMYKDHEDKKDGAFTIYYMGVNAGAFLGIMLCGYIGEKVGWSWGFGLAGIFMFFGMLQFYLAQSIFGEIGNKPLKTKSSEVKVPEGDKLNPFTKLDLIFVAVCSLIGLVWIIDDPVSTISGFTIFNFEFAGYPGATVAIVLAVLLFFVLVVSRIIRYTPKVRDRMIAVAIFSFFTVFFWAAFEQAGGSMTIFARDYTNRLLTGNGAVIFDVFNTLLTVVPLGIITWVIAKLFQQTYGAYKGASAALATSFIIIWGIVIWMLVKELSNPETEVAASWFGILNSFFIISFAPLFSKIWESKYNPSASVKYALGLILLGIGFGALAFGASGIPTGAQTASVSMIWLILAYLFHTLGELCLSPVGLSYLSKLVPARMIGLMFGVYYLAIAIGNKVAGTMGSKIDALTEEYSLSFFFLIFLIVPAAGGVLMIILNPVMKKLMHGVR, encoded by the coding sequence ATGAATAATTTGCGTTTTGGCGGTTCCGATGTTAACCAAAAGTTGGTTCTCGGACATCCATCTGGATTATTTATCCTGTTCTTTACGGAAATGTGGGAGCGCTTCTCATACTATGGAATGCGCGCCCTCTTCGTACTGTTTCTTACCTCCTCATTATTGGACGGCGGTTGGGGTTGGCCACGAGAACACGCGCTAGCCCTTTATGGAACCTACACCTCCCTAGTATATCTTACGCCTATTTTAGGTGGCTTTATTGCAGATCGATTTACAGGGTATAAATGGGCGGTAATAGCGGGAGCAATTATTATGACCGCTGGGCATGCCTCCATGGCCATAGAAATCCACCCTTTCTTTATGTACATGGGGCTTTTCCTCCTTGTGGCTGGAAATGGATTCTTTAAACCCAACATGACCTCCATTATTTCGGAGATGTACAAAGACCATGAGGATAAAAAAGATGGCGCCTTCACCATTTATTACATGGGTGTAAATGCCGGTGCCTTCCTTGGAATTATGCTCTGCGGTTATATTGGAGAAAAAGTTGGCTGGAGCTGGGGCTTTGGTTTAGCAGGTATCTTTATGTTCTTCGGTATGCTACAATTTTATTTAGCACAAAGCATCTTTGGAGAAATAGGCAACAAGCCACTGAAAACAAAATCTTCTGAAGTAAAAGTTCCAGAAGGTGACAAACTAAACCCATTTACCAAGCTGGATTTAATCTTTGTTGCCGTATGTTCATTAATTGGACTGGTTTGGATTATCGACGACCCGGTATCAACCATTAGCGGGTTTACCATTTTTAACTTTGAATTTGCCGGTTATCCCGGTGCCACCGTTGCCATTGTTTTGGCTGTATTGCTATTCTTTGTGCTAGTGGTTTCCAGGATTATTCGCTATACCCCAAAGGTGAGAGATAGGATGATAGCCGTTGCTATATTTTCCTTCTTTACAGTATTCTTTTGGGCCGCTTTCGAGCAGGCTGGAGGGTCCATGACCATCTTTGCCCGAGATTATACCAATCGTTTACTCACTGGAAATGGCGCTGTAATATTCGATGTATTCAATACCCTGCTTACCGTGGTTCCGCTCGGAATTATCACTTGGGTTATTGCTAAGTTATTCCAACAAACATATGGCGCCTACAAGGGTGCAAGTGCAGCACTGGCCACTAGTTTTATTATTATCTGGGGAATAGTTATATGGATGCTAGTAAAGGAGTTATCCAACCCAGAAACAGAGGTAGCTGCCTCTTGGTTTGGAATATTAAATTCCTTCTTCATCATATCTTTTGCTCCATTATTCTCAAAAATTTGGGAAAGCAAATACAACCCATCGGCATCAGTTAAATATGCCTTGGGATTGATATTATTGGGAATTGGATTCGGAGCATTGGCTTTTGGAGCATCAGGAATACCAACGGGAGCGCAAACTGCATCGGTAAGTATGATTTGGTTAATTCTTGCCTACTTATTTCACACCCTTGGTGAACTCTGTTTATCTCCTGTTGGATTATCCTACCTGAGTAAACTAGTTCCAGCTAGAATGATAGGCTTGATGTTTGGAGTATACTACTTGGCCATAGCCATTGGTAACAAGGTAGCTGGAACCATGGGATCAAAAATCGATGCTTTAACTGAAGAATACTCGTTGAGTTTCTTCTTTTTGATTTTCTTAATCGTACCTGCTGCGGGAGGGGTTCTCATGATTATTTTAAACCCTGTGATGAAAAAATTAATGCACGGCGTTAGATAG